One window from the genome of Micromonospora aurantiaca ATCC 27029 encodes:
- a CDS encoding DUF397 domain-containing protein produces the protein MATKEFPVDLTQATWFKSSKSGPNCDNCVEVAYVTGAVGVRDSKDKTGPALVFAPGDWHAFVARARNGVFGRS, from the coding sequence ATGGCGACCAAGGAGTTCCCCGTGGACCTGACGCAGGCGACGTGGTTCAAGAGCTCGAAGAGCGGGCCGAACTGCGACAACTGCGTCGAGGTCGCGTACGTGACCGGGGCGGTCGGGGTGCGGGACTCGAAGGACAAGACCGGCCCGGCTCTGGTCTTCGCACCGGGCGACTGGCACGCCTTCGTCGCCCGCGCCCGGAACGGCGTGTTCGGCCGGAGCTGA
- a CDS encoding peptidoglycan D,D-transpeptidase FtsI family protein: protein MNAPLRRVGVVVMVLFGLLFANLNWIQAYKADEYRNSDYNGRVQVAEYDRKRGNIEVGGTAYAVSKETGGELKYQRTYPGGAMYAHVLGWKPVNGSASGIERVENDFLAGTSDALIASRIKDMFTGDETGGGNVLLTLSKRAQETAYKQLNDNQVGATKGAAIAIDPRTGAVQALVSMPSFDPNPLASHNSTEADRAYNTLEKDKDRPLANRALSETLPPGSTFKIIMAAAALENGVGQQTRIPAGSSYTAPGAGQPIRNAAPSICPESQVTLREAVTESCNTGFAQLGVRLGSDKVKEKAKQFGFEQEDLTVGQLGEGGLPVAASRTGDMQNPDGSTDQAALAQSSIGQNNVRMTPLQGAMIAAAVANKDGKQMRPYLVKQLLGPDRTTVYDAAQPRELRRPISGQVAADLRDMMQNVVKEGTGRRAAIDGFLVGGKTGTAQSGPNTPDHGWFIGFALDKDGTPLSAVCVELEQAGSGGSAEAARIAGRIMAAAIADSGRR, encoded by the coding sequence GTGAATGCCCCTCTGCGCCGCGTCGGCGTGGTCGTGATGGTCCTGTTCGGGCTCCTGTTCGCGAACCTGAACTGGATCCAGGCCTACAAGGCCGACGAGTACCGCAACAGCGACTACAACGGCCGGGTCCAGGTCGCCGAGTACGACCGCAAGCGCGGGAACATCGAGGTGGGCGGCACCGCGTACGCGGTCAGCAAGGAGACCGGTGGTGAGCTGAAGTACCAGCGCACCTACCCGGGCGGGGCGATGTACGCGCACGTGCTCGGCTGGAAGCCGGTCAACGGCAGCGCGAGCGGCATCGAGCGGGTGGAGAACGACTTCCTCGCCGGCACCAGCGACGCGCTCATCGCCAGCCGGATCAAGGACATGTTCACCGGTGACGAGACCGGTGGCGGGAACGTGCTGCTGACGCTCTCCAAGCGGGCCCAGGAGACGGCGTACAAGCAGCTCAACGACAACCAGGTCGGCGCGACCAAGGGCGCGGCCATCGCGATCGACCCGCGTACCGGCGCGGTGCAGGCGCTGGTGTCCATGCCGAGCTTCGACCCGAACCCGCTGGCGAGTCACAACAGCACCGAGGCGGACCGGGCGTACAACACGCTGGAGAAGGACAAGGACCGGCCGCTGGCGAACCGGGCGCTGTCCGAGACGCTGCCGCCGGGCTCCACCTTCAAGATCATCATGGCGGCGGCTGCGCTGGAGAACGGCGTCGGGCAGCAGACCCGCATCCCGGCCGGTTCCAGCTACACCGCGCCCGGCGCCGGCCAGCCGATCCGCAACGCCGCGCCGTCGATCTGCCCCGAGTCGCAGGTGACGCTGCGGGAGGCGGTGACCGAGTCCTGCAACACCGGCTTCGCCCAGCTCGGCGTACGCCTCGGTTCGGACAAGGTCAAGGAGAAGGCCAAGCAGTTCGGCTTCGAGCAGGAGGACCTCACCGTCGGCCAGCTCGGTGAGGGCGGCCTGCCGGTGGCGGCCAGCCGCACCGGCGACATGCAAAACCCGGACGGCAGCACCGACCAGGCCGCTCTGGCGCAGTCGTCGATCGGCCAGAACAACGTGCGGATGACCCCGTTGCAGGGCGCGATGATCGCCGCCGCGGTGGCCAACAAGGACGGCAAGCAGATGCGTCCGTACCTGGTCAAGCAGCTGCTCGGGCCGGACCGCACCACCGTCTACGACGCCGCCCAGCCGCGCGAGCTGCGCCGCCCGATCAGCGGCCAGGTCGCCGCCGACCTGCGCGACATGATGCAGAACGTGGTGAAGGAGGGCACCGGCCGCCGGGCCGCCATCGACGGCTTCCTGGTCGGCGGCAAGACCGGTACCGCCCAGTCCGGCCCGAACACCCCGGACCACGGCTGGTTCATCGGCTTCGCCCTGGACAAGGACGGCACGCCGCTCTCCGCGGTCTGCGTCGAGCTGGAGCAGGCGGGCAGCGGCGGCAGCGCCGAGGCGGCCCGCATCGCCGGCCGGATCATGGCGGCGGCGATCGCCGACTCCGGGAGGCGCTGA
- a CDS encoding serine/threonine-protein kinase: MLGPGVKLGNRYRLDERIASGGMGDVWRGTDQVLGRTVAVKSLLPALLDEPGFAERFRGEARTMATINHPGVVDVYDFGSDQHIAFLVMEYVEGDALSATLSRVGRLTPARTMALLAQAADALHAAHEKGIVHRDVKPGNLLVRPNGTLVLTDFGIARSDLVGQLTAAGSVLGTASYISPEQATGAVATPASDVYALGVVAYQCLAGRRPFEGDNPLEIAMKHVRDTPRALPADIPPQVRAIVERAMAKDPAARWPSAAALASIARQAKLALSQAARSGHPISGVPASPAAPVARAQVPTAAPRPQPPAAAPRPQPRPPVSPARPPVAAPRPAVIAHPAPQPRPPVAPRGAAPVPQPRPVPQHNPLGYARPPAAAPPRRSRSGLWTTAIVVAVLVILCSGVISFLYRKYGATASASASVSVTSGAVQPYGGDYPVRTSYRREVRLLPAGGGTTTSEGRETR, encoded by the coding sequence GTGCTCGGTCCGGGAGTGAAGCTCGGCAACCGCTACCGCCTCGACGAGCGGATCGCCAGCGGTGGCATGGGCGACGTGTGGCGCGGCACCGACCAGGTGCTGGGCCGTACCGTCGCGGTGAAGAGCCTGCTCCCGGCGCTGCTGGACGAACCGGGCTTCGCCGAGCGGTTCCGCGGCGAGGCCCGGACCATGGCCACCATCAACCACCCCGGCGTGGTCGACGTCTACGACTTCGGCAGCGACCAGCACATCGCCTTCCTGGTGATGGAGTACGTCGAGGGCGACGCGCTCTCCGCCACGCTCAGCCGCGTCGGCCGGCTGACCCCGGCCCGCACGATGGCGCTGCTGGCGCAGGCCGCCGACGCGTTGCACGCGGCGCACGAGAAGGGCATCGTGCACCGCGACGTGAAGCCCGGCAACCTGCTGGTCCGGCCGAACGGCACGCTCGTGCTCACCGACTTCGGCATCGCCCGCTCGGACCTGGTCGGCCAGCTCACCGCCGCCGGCTCGGTGCTCGGCACCGCCTCGTACATCTCGCCGGAGCAGGCCACCGGCGCTGTCGCCACCCCCGCCTCGGACGTCTACGCGCTGGGCGTGGTCGCGTACCAGTGCCTGGCCGGCCGCCGCCCGTTCGAGGGGGACAACCCCCTCGAGATCGCCATGAAGCACGTACGGGACACTCCGCGGGCGCTTCCGGCCGACATCCCGCCCCAGGTCCGGGCGATCGTCGAGCGGGCCATGGCGAAGGATCCGGCCGCGCGCTGGCCGAGCGCCGCCGCGCTGGCGAGCATCGCCCGGCAGGCCAAGCTCGCACTCTCCCAGGCGGCCCGCTCCGGGCACCCGATCTCCGGCGTACCCGCCTCGCCTGCCGCGCCCGTCGCGCGGGCGCAGGTGCCGACCGCCGCTCCGCGTCCGCAGCCGCCGGCCGCCGCCCCGCGCCCGCAGCCCCGGCCGCCCGTGTCACCGGCCCGCCCGCCGGTCGCCGCGCCGCGCCCGGCCGTGATCGCGCACCCCGCCCCGCAGCCCCGCCCGCCGGTGGCGCCGCGCGGCGCGGCCCCCGTCCCGCAGCCACGCCCCGTGCCCCAGCACAACCCCCTGGGGTACGCGCGACCGCCCGCCGCCGCTCCGCCCCGACGCTCCCGGTCCGGGCTGTGGACGACGGCGATCGTGGTGGCCGTACTGGTCATCCTCTGCTCGGGCGTGATTTCGTTCCTGTACCGGAAATACGGTGCTACCGCATCCGCTTCGGCGAGTGTGAGCGTGACCTCCGGCGCGGTGCAGCCGTACGGAGGCGACTATCCGGTCCGCACGTCGTACCGTCGTGAGGTACGCCTCCTGCCGGCCGGCGGCGGTACGACGACGAGCGAAGGACGAGAGACGCGATGA
- a CDS encoding helix-turn-helix domain-containing protein yields MSERRSPTIRRRRLGAELRRQREAAGITIEVVAEQLECSASKISRIETGHTTATPRDVRDMLRIYGVVGAESDELVQIAREARQKGWWHPYSTVLVGAYVGLEAAASSIRAYEQQVVPGLLETEEYAGAMIRAARPDFTDEQVDQRVRVRLGRQSLLTQDDPVDLWVVLDEAVLSRPVGGDVVMRGQLKRLVEVAELPNVTVQVLPFEVGAHAGMDGTFTILSFPEPSDPDVVYAENATGGLFLEKSDELQKYSFIFDHIRAAAMRPEESIAHIAKLAEEPLWKWRPRSSPWT; encoded by the coding sequence GTGAGCGAACGGCGCAGCCCGACCATCCGGCGGCGCCGGCTGGGGGCGGAACTCCGCCGGCAGCGGGAGGCGGCGGGCATCACCATCGAAGTCGTCGCCGAGCAGCTGGAGTGCTCGGCCTCCAAGATCTCCCGGATCGAGACCGGCCACACCACGGCGACCCCGCGCGACGTACGCGACATGCTCCGCATCTACGGGGTGGTCGGCGCGGAGAGCGACGAGCTGGTGCAGATCGCCCGGGAGGCCCGGCAGAAGGGCTGGTGGCATCCGTACAGCACGGTGCTCGTCGGCGCGTACGTCGGCCTGGAGGCGGCGGCCAGCTCCATCCGCGCGTACGAGCAGCAGGTGGTGCCGGGTCTGCTGGAGACCGAGGAGTACGCCGGTGCGATGATCCGGGCGGCCCGGCCGGACTTCACCGACGAACAGGTCGACCAACGGGTGCGTGTCCGTCTGGGCCGTCAGTCGTTGTTGACGCAGGACGATCCGGTCGATCTGTGGGTGGTGCTCGATGAGGCGGTGCTGAGCCGGCCGGTTGGCGGCGACGTGGTGATGCGTGGCCAGCTCAAGCGGTTGGTGGAGGTGGCCGAACTGCCGAACGTGACAGTGCAGGTCCTGCCCTTCGAGGTGGGAGCGCACGCCGGCATGGACGGGACCTTCACGATCCTCAGCTTCCCCGAGCCGAGTGATCCCGATGTCGTGTACGCGGAGAACGCCACGGGTGGACTCTTCCTGGAGAAGAGTGACGAACTGCAGAAGTACAGCTTCATCTTCGATCACATTCGAGCAGCGGCCATGCGCCCGGAGGAGTCCATCGCACACATCGCGAAACTGGCAGAGGAGCCACTGTGGAAATGGCGACCAAGGAGTTCCCCGTGGACCTGA
- a CDS encoding WecB/TagA/CpsF family glycosyltransferase, with amino-acid sequence MTTGTKRNVLGVGVDATDYARATEAVVAAAHERRPLALTALAVHGVMTGVLDPAHNARLNSFDVVTPDGQPVRWALNLLHGAGLTDRVYGPELTLRVLARFAEEGLPVYLYGSTEETLSRLVPALERKFPALKVAGVEPSKFRAVAPGEDAEIADRIRASGARLVLVGLGCPRQEVFAYAMRPLLDMPLMAVGAAFDYHAGLLRNPPPWMQRAGLEWFWRLGLEPKRLWRRYVILNPAYLARLAAQKTGLWKANPPAPATGRPATFDV; translated from the coding sequence ATGACCACCGGGACCAAGCGCAACGTGCTCGGCGTCGGGGTCGACGCCACCGACTACGCCCGGGCCACCGAGGCCGTGGTGGCGGCCGCGCACGAACGCCGCCCGCTGGCGCTCACCGCGCTCGCCGTGCACGGCGTGATGACCGGCGTGCTCGACCCGGCGCACAACGCCCGGCTCAACTCGTTCGACGTGGTCACCCCGGACGGGCAGCCGGTGCGCTGGGCGCTCAACCTGCTGCACGGCGCCGGGCTCACCGACCGCGTCTACGGGCCGGAGCTGACCCTGCGGGTGCTCGCCCGGTTCGCCGAGGAAGGGCTGCCCGTCTACCTCTACGGCTCCACCGAGGAGACGCTGTCCCGGCTGGTCCCGGCGCTGGAGCGCAAGTTTCCCGCGCTGAAGGTCGCCGGGGTCGAGCCGTCCAAGTTCCGCGCCGTCGCGCCGGGCGAGGACGCCGAGATCGCCGACCGGATCCGGGCCAGCGGCGCCCGCCTCGTCCTGGTCGGGCTGGGCTGCCCGCGCCAGGAGGTCTTCGCGTACGCGATGCGCCCGCTGCTGGACATGCCGCTGATGGCAGTCGGCGCGGCCTTCGACTACCACGCCGGCCTGCTGCGCAACCCGCCACCGTGGATGCAGCGCGCCGGGCTGGAGTGGTTCTGGCGGCTCGGCCTGGAGCCCAAGCGCCTGTGGCGCAGGTACGTCATCCTCAACCCGGCCTACCTGGCCCGGCTCGCGGCCCAGAAGACCGGCCTGTGGAAGGCCAACCCGCCGGCGCCGGCCACCGGGCGACCGGCCACGTTCGACGTCTGA
- a CDS encoding FhaA domain-containing protein, with amino-acid sequence MASGPEEEPVSVLQRFEKRLEGLVEGAFAKVFKGVVHPVEILNAMQREAEAHKAILAGGRTLVPNRYVIDLSPYDHSRLAPYAAALAQELAQSQAEFIGEQAWTVYGDVIVEVERGEGLDTGMFRVTAEVYTGGDVAPVSAPGGYDAGPAYPAYDQGGGYGPPPGHGGGRNVRLVSGDGRTYPLQMGSTVIGRGDQANLRLPDVGISRRHARLDFDGGQVVLTDLGSTNGTMVNGQRVSAVALNPGDMIQLGTTTLTFRVDG; translated from the coding sequence ATTGCCTCGGGACCCGAGGAGGAGCCGGTGAGCGTGCTGCAACGCTTCGAGAAGCGTCTGGAAGGCCTGGTCGAGGGGGCCTTCGCCAAGGTCTTCAAAGGGGTGGTCCACCCCGTGGAGATCCTCAACGCCATGCAGCGGGAGGCCGAGGCGCACAAGGCGATCCTGGCCGGTGGGCGCACCCTTGTGCCCAACCGCTACGTGATCGATCTCTCGCCCTACGACCACAGTCGGCTGGCGCCGTACGCTGCCGCGCTGGCCCAGGAGCTGGCCCAGTCGCAGGCGGAGTTCATCGGCGAGCAGGCGTGGACGGTCTACGGCGACGTGATCGTCGAGGTCGAACGCGGTGAGGGCCTGGACACCGGCATGTTCCGGGTCACCGCCGAGGTCTACACCGGCGGGGACGTCGCCCCGGTCTCCGCGCCCGGCGGCTACGACGCCGGCCCGGCGTACCCGGCGTACGACCAGGGTGGCGGCTACGGCCCTCCGCCCGGTCACGGCGGCGGCCGCAACGTCCGCCTGGTCTCCGGCGACGGCCGCACCTACCCCCTCCAGATGGGCTCGACCGTGATCGGCCGCGGCGACCAGGCCAACCTGCGCCTGCCCGACGTCGGCATCTCCCGGCGCCACGCCCGGCTGGACTTCGACGGCGGCCAGGTGGTGCTGACCGACCTGGGCTCCACCAACGGCACGATGGTCAACGGCCAGCGGGTCTCGGCGGTCGCCCTCAACCCCGGCGACATGATCCAGCTCGGCACCACGACGCTGACCTTCCGCGTGGACGGCTGA
- a CDS encoding NAD-dependent epimerase/dehydratase family protein: protein MVSLPPMDQEWRVTVALVTGSGGLIGSEAARHFAGLGLDVVGIDNDMRRYFFGEDGSTAWSLDRLAADLGSAYTHHAVDIRDRDGLEQVFKRYGKDIAVVIHSAAQPSHDWAAKEPFTDFDVNAGGTLNVLENTRRHAVDAPFIHCSTNKVYGDRPNSLPLIELETRYELPEDHRWYDGITEDMSIDESLHSIFGASKVASDVMVQEYGRYFDMRTACFRGGTLTGPAHSAAELHGFLAYLMRCVMEGRTYNLFGYKGKMVRDAIHSHDVLTAFEAFFREPRSAQVYNLGGGRHSNTSHIEAFRVAQEITGREARINYVEQARTGDHQWYVSSMARFEEHYPSWKITYDVPMILREIYEANADKWVPKA from the coding sequence ATGGTTTCCCTGCCTCCCATGGACCAGGAGTGGCGTGTGACTGTCGCGTTGGTGACCGGTTCCGGCGGTCTGATCGGCTCCGAGGCGGCCCGGCACTTCGCCGGACTCGGTCTCGACGTGGTCGGCATCGACAACGACATGCGGCGGTACTTCTTCGGCGAGGACGGCTCGACCGCCTGGAGCCTCGACCGGCTCGCCGCCGACCTCGGCTCCGCGTACACCCACCACGCCGTCGACATCCGCGACCGCGACGGGCTGGAGCAGGTCTTCAAGCGGTACGGCAAGGACATCGCCGTGGTGATCCACAGCGCCGCCCAGCCGAGCCACGACTGGGCCGCCAAGGAGCCGTTCACCGACTTCGACGTGAACGCCGGCGGCACGCTCAACGTGCTGGAGAACACCCGGCGGCACGCCGTCGACGCGCCGTTCATCCACTGCTCCACCAACAAGGTGTACGGCGACCGGCCGAACTCGCTCCCGCTGATCGAGCTGGAGACCCGGTACGAGCTGCCCGAGGACCACCGCTGGTACGACGGCATCACCGAGGACATGTCGATCGACGAGTCGCTGCACTCGATCTTCGGCGCCTCGAAGGTCGCCTCCGACGTGATGGTCCAGGAGTACGGCCGCTACTTCGACATGAGGACCGCCTGCTTCCGGGGCGGCACGCTGACCGGCCCGGCGCACTCCGCCGCCGAGCTGCACGGCTTCCTGGCGTACCTGATGCGCTGCGTGATGGAGGGCCGGACGTACAACCTCTTCGGCTACAAGGGGAAGATGGTCCGGGACGCCATCCACTCGCACGACGTCCTCACCGCGTTCGAGGCGTTCTTCCGGGAGCCGCGCTCGGCCCAGGTCTACAACCTCGGCGGCGGCCGGCACTCCAACACCTCGCACATCGAGGCGTTCCGGGTCGCCCAGGAGATCACCGGCCGCGAGGCCCGGATCAACTACGTCGAGCAGGCCCGCACCGGCGACCACCAGTGGTACGTCAGCAGCATGGCCCGCTTCGAGGAGCACTACCCGTCCTGGAAGATCACGTACGACGTGCCGATGATCCTCCGCGAGATCTACGAGGCGAACGCCGACAAGTGGGTGCCGAAGGCATGA
- a CDS encoding FHA domain-containing protein FhaB/FipA, giving the protein MPELVITVARFGFLILLWIFVFTVVGVIRRDLFAGARSGRLVAAPRGIGASTGQPGKPAKAKRGRAAHQLVVTAGQLAGTRITLGEAQITIGRAEDSTLVITDDYASARHARLVPRDGQWYVEDLGSTNGTYLDRAKVTGPTPVPLGVPIRIGRTSLELRP; this is encoded by the coding sequence TTGCCGGAACTCGTCATCACCGTCGCTCGGTTCGGGTTCCTGATCCTGCTGTGGATCTTCGTGTTCACGGTGGTCGGCGTGATCCGCCGGGACCTCTTCGCCGGTGCCCGGTCGGGCCGGCTCGTGGCCGCGCCGCGGGGGATCGGCGCGTCGACCGGGCAGCCGGGGAAGCCGGCGAAGGCCAAGCGCGGCCGGGCCGCCCACCAGCTGGTGGTCACCGCCGGTCAGCTCGCCGGCACCCGGATCACGCTCGGGGAGGCCCAGATCACCATCGGCCGCGCGGAGGACTCGACCCTGGTGATCACCGACGACTACGCCTCGGCGCGACACGCCCGGCTGGTGCCCCGCGACGGGCAGTGGTACGTCGAGGACCTCGGATCGACTAACGGCACCTATCTCGATCGCGCTAAGGTCACCGGACCAACCCCCGTCCCCCTCGGCGTGCCGATCCGGATCGGCCGCACTTCCCTCGAATTACGGCCATGA
- a CDS encoding protein phosphatase 2C domain-containing protein, with amino-acid sequence MTLTLRYAAHSDRGLIRDGNQDSVYAGPRLLAVADGMGGMAAGDVASNIVIGAMAPLDEDVPGDALVDALRSAVGTANQQLRDTVDANPQLEGMGTTLTATLFSGSKLGMVHIGDSRAYLLRNGEFAQITKDDTYVQMLVDEGRISAEEASSHPQRSLLTRALDGRDIDPEYSVRQVLPGDRYLICSDGLSGVVSAETIADTMREYPDPQRCVERLVQLALRGGGPDNITVIIADATDQDIVEASPIVGGAAARDRGMATSADDSTPAARASALSAPRPPAPEEPADNRDDEPERRRRRPLRTVAMVLALAVIVGGGAFGGWTYTQRQFYVGATDDGQLAVFRGVPGQVAGLDLSNVHERSEARLDDLTLAAQERVKQGIQARNEPDAERRLAELTSEDPANPNLKPLCPPDPSPGATSPSPAAGGLNPQVSGSPAPSVPPAGSPSPGASTPLTTITPDAVPSDTVPPADPAGCRSPE; translated from the coding sequence ATGACTCTGACCCTGCGCTACGCGGCCCACAGCGACCGCGGTCTGATCCGAGACGGTAATCAAGATTCCGTCTACGCCGGACCGCGGCTGCTCGCCGTGGCCGACGGCATGGGCGGCATGGCCGCCGGTGACGTCGCCAGCAACATCGTCATCGGTGCCATGGCGCCCCTCGACGAGGACGTCCCCGGTGACGCCCTGGTCGACGCGCTCCGCTCCGCCGTGGGCACCGCCAACCAGCAGCTCCGCGACACCGTGGACGCCAACCCGCAGCTGGAGGGGATGGGCACGACGCTCACTGCGACCCTCTTCTCCGGCAGCAAGCTCGGCATGGTCCACATCGGTGACTCCCGGGCCTATCTCCTGCGCAACGGCGAGTTCGCGCAGATCACCAAGGACGACACGTACGTCCAGATGCTCGTCGACGAGGGCCGGATCAGCGCGGAGGAGGCGAGCAGTCACCCCCAGCGCTCGCTGCTCACCCGGGCGCTCGACGGCCGCGACATCGACCCGGAGTACAGCGTCCGCCAGGTGCTGCCCGGCGACCGCTACCTGATCTGCTCCGACGGGCTCTCCGGCGTGGTCAGCGCGGAGACCATCGCGGACACCATGCGGGAGTACCCCGACCCGCAGCGGTGCGTGGAACGCCTGGTGCAGCTCGCGCTGCGCGGCGGCGGCCCGGACAACATCACGGTGATCATCGCCGACGCCACCGACCAGGACATCGTCGAGGCGTCCCCGATCGTCGGCGGCGCCGCCGCCCGCGACCGGGGCATGGCGACCTCGGCCGACGACTCCACCCCGGCGGCCCGCGCCTCGGCGCTGTCCGCCCCCCGGCCACCCGCGCCGGAGGAGCCGGCGGACAACCGCGACGACGAGCCGGAACGGCGTCGCCGCCGGCCGCTGCGCACCGTCGCGATGGTGCTGGCGCTCGCGGTGATCGTCGGCGGTGGCGCGTTCGGCGGGTGGACGTACACCCAGCGGCAGTTCTACGTCGGCGCCACCGACGACGGCCAGCTCGCGGTCTTCCGCGGGGTGCCCGGCCAGGTCGCCGGACTGGACCTGTCGAACGTGCACGAGCGCAGCGAGGCCCGGCTCGACGACCTCACCCTCGCCGCCCAGGAGCGGGTGAAGCAGGGCATCCAGGCCCGCAACGAGCCGGACGCGGAGCGCCGGCTGGCGGAGCTGACGAGTGAGGATCCGGCGAACCCGAACCTCAAGCCGCTCTGCCCGCCCGACCCGTCGCCCGGTGCGACCAGTCCGAGCCCGGCAGCGGGCGGGCTGAACCCGCAGGTCAGCGGCAGTCCCGCACCGTCCGTTCCGCCGGCCGGCTCACCGAGCCCCGGCGCGTCGACGCCGCTGACGACCATCACGCCCGACGCCGTACCCTCCGACACCGTTCCGCCGGCCGACCCGGCGGGTTGCCGGTCGCCGGAGTGA
- a CDS encoding FtsW/RodA/SpoVE family cell cycle protein, which translates to MTAAAVPAASPASTGEESGVRLARSRRNAELSLLLLAMVLVAAYAAMIEAKALDTITPDFWIPAAALGLVFLGLHLVIRWLAPYADPALLPAVALLNGIGVGFLRRYDLAKATPAEREDLAVFAGTGGRQLAWTLAAVVLAAALLAILRDHRSLSRYAYTLGLAGIVLVMIPAVLPSRFSEINGAKLWIKFGGFSIQPGEFAKLALLTFFAYYLVRKREVLSLASRRVLGIDFPRGRDLGPVLVVWLVSLLVLIFEKDLGTSLLYFGMFVVTLYIATERVSWLLIGLILFFGGAYLAYVLGSTVGGPFANFYDRAQIWLDPFAEPYDRGYQLVQGLLTLGTGGLFGAGPGGGQPALLPEVQTDFIFAGIGEEIGLFGLSALLVIYLLIVERGLRAALAVRDSFGKLLAGGLAFTLGLQVFVIVGGISKLIPLTGQTTPFLSAGGSSLMANWLLIALLLRVSDGARRPVTGGGGPAARPAGGPPEQLHGAPTEVIRP; encoded by the coding sequence GTGACCGCAGCCGCCGTACCGGCCGCCTCGCCCGCTTCGACGGGCGAGGAGTCCGGCGTACGCCTGGCCCGGTCCCGGCGCAACGCCGAGCTGTCCCTGCTCCTGCTCGCCATGGTGCTCGTCGCGGCGTACGCGGCGATGATCGAGGCGAAGGCGCTGGACACGATCACGCCCGACTTCTGGATTCCGGCCGCCGCGCTGGGGCTGGTCTTCCTCGGTCTGCACCTGGTGATCCGCTGGCTGGCGCCGTACGCCGATCCGGCGCTGCTGCCGGCGGTGGCACTGCTCAACGGCATCGGGGTCGGCTTCCTGCGCCGCTACGACCTGGCCAAGGCCACGCCCGCCGAGCGGGAGGACCTGGCCGTCTTCGCCGGCACCGGCGGCCGGCAGCTCGCCTGGACGCTCGCCGCGGTGGTGCTCGCCGCCGCTCTGCTGGCGATCCTGCGCGACCACCGTTCGCTGTCCCGGTACGCGTACACGCTGGGCCTGGCCGGCATCGTGCTGGTGATGATCCCGGCGGTGTTGCCCAGCCGGTTCTCCGAGATCAACGGCGCGAAGCTGTGGATCAAGTTCGGCGGATTCTCCATCCAGCCGGGTGAGTTCGCCAAGCTGGCCCTGCTCACGTTCTTCGCCTACTACCTGGTGCGCAAGCGCGAGGTGCTCTCGCTCGCCAGCCGGCGGGTGCTGGGCATCGACTTCCCGCGCGGGCGAGACCTCGGCCCGGTGCTCGTGGTCTGGCTGGTCAGCCTCCTGGTCCTGATCTTCGAGAAGGACCTCGGCACCTCGCTGCTCTACTTCGGCATGTTCGTGGTGACGCTCTACATCGCCACCGAGCGGGTCAGTTGGCTGCTCATCGGCCTGATCCTGTTCTTCGGCGGCGCCTACCTGGCGTACGTGCTGGGCAGCACCGTGGGCGGCCCGTTCGCGAACTTCTACGACCGGGCGCAGATCTGGCTGGACCCGTTCGCCGAGCCGTACGACAGGGGCTACCAGCTGGTGCAGGGTCTGCTCACGCTCGGCACCGGCGGCCTGTTCGGGGCCGGGCCGGGCGGCGGCCAGCCGGCGCTGCTGCCCGAGGTGCAGACCGACTTCATCTTCGCCGGCATCGGTGAGGAGATCGGCCTGTTCGGTCTCTCCGCGCTGCTGGTGATCTACCTGCTGATCGTCGAGCGTGGCCTGCGTGCCGCGCTGGCGGTACGGGACTCGTTCGGCAAGCTGCTCGCCGGTGGTCTGGCGTTCACGCTGGGCCTCCAGGTCTTCGTCATCGTCGGCGGCATCAGCAAGCTCATCCCGCTGACCGGTCAGACCACCCCGTTCCTGTCCGCCGGTGGCTCCTCGCTGATGGCGAACTGGCTGCTGATCGCCCTGCTGCTGCGGGTCTCGGACGGCGCCCGCCGCCCGGTGACCGGCGGCGGTGGCCCGGCCGCCCGGCCGGCAGGCGGCCCGCCCGAGCAGTTGCACGGCGCCCCGACGGAGGTGATCCGGCCGTGA